The sequence tttgttccctcggaaactctgttttgtcttctttacctggcgcaggtcatcttcttgcttcctccacctacgcaccattgattcatttaggttatattctcttgctgctgctctatttccgtgttcttcggcatgacttattgccttaagtttaaattctgcgttatacgcgtgtcgcttagtaggagccattttgtggtctggtctttacagatgcaaacacacaaaggaaatgaaacgaaaatccgcgcgcttcttcttctcccgggggcgggtggttgcttacagtagaagaagaagcgcttcctgttctatgggggcgggtgcttaccttggcggttgcttgcgtagaagaagaagcgcttcctgttctaccgggaaaaaagatggcggctgtttaccgaagttgcgagacctaaactttatgaaaatgaatcttaatatttatccatatataaagcgcaccgggttaaaagccgcactgtcagcttttgagtaaatttgtggtttttaggtgcggctaatggtgcggaaaatacggtaaactaagtcattgtattttatttaggattatttctagagataaatgcattaaaatgtaatataggaaattatcggtattgtttttttaaaaacatggtaacgctttagtatggggaacatattcaccattaattacttgcttattaacatgcaaattagtaacatattggctattaACTAGTCACTATTAAGTACTTACTAATGCCTCATTCGGCATGGcttcattataaccctaaccaaataactctaaattaagtctttgttacttagaatatgttccccatattaaagtgttaccaaaaacatatgactttgtcttgaatttgaaaaaaaaaaaaaagttttaatttttcactaaagaaaaatttgtggtttttaggtgcggctaatagtgcggaaaatacggtacttggttttTGAACATTGTTAATTTATTGAAAAGTTCACATATTGAAGCAATGATAAGACTATAATAAACAATATACAATTAAATAACGGGTCCAGCCTCAACACAAGACCATATTTTACTGAAGGTAAAGGTACAATGCTTTGCAGGACTGCATATCAAAAAAAAGGGGTGGTATTAATATTGTTAGTTTACATAGCACAGAGTCAACATTCTTATAAACATGTACAGTGATTAGAAATAAACATGACAGTTGTATTATAATCACAACATATATTTTGTTCCAAGTTAGACTGGCTGAAGGCCAAAAAGAGAGAAAAACGGGCGACAAGCTaacaaaacagtttaaaagtagaGTGTACTTGAATGTATATTTGCTACACACATTGGTAACATGTATATGTGTTCTGTGAGACACCTTCAAAAtcattcaacattttttgacTTAAACCTTAAAGTCCCGAAAGATCAATTTATCTTTGTGACAAACTGGAACAATGACCTCTGCAATTTTAGGATGGATTATCTTCAAAATTAGATGACCTTCAAAATGAACATTCCGAGTATTGTCTTGACAACACTTACCCTTGTTGTACAAttgaaacaacacaacacaaatgacgtatttgacttttttttaaatactgtattTCTGAATTTGACCCAATGTCATAATGTAAATTGTTACATTACGAGAGGCAGTAAGGTTTTACAATTGTGGTTGTATTGTAACTGTAACTATATTGTGGCAgcaaaaccaaatattgtggcttTATGTTTGATAAAGTTATGTCCAAAGACAATTTATTTCTGTAATCCACATTAATAAAGTGTGAAATTAATGGCATTTGACAAACTGAGTAGCATTGTCCACTGAGTGAAGGGGAGGTGCTTCTGAGTAACATTCCTCCTCGTCACGATTGCATCGGCTGTCTTCTTTCAGGTCCGCAGTCATGTAATAATACCGGCCCTCTTTTGACTAAGCGTTAGTTTCTAAAATTGACTACAACGAAGAAACATGTCTGGACGAGGCAAGGGAGGCAAAGGACTGGGGAAAGGAGGCGCCAAGCGTCACCGTAAAGTTCTCCGTGATAACATCCAGGGAATCACCAAACCCGCCATCCGTCGTCTGGCTCGCCGCGGCGGAGTGAAGCGTATCTCCGGCTTGATCTACGAGGAGACCCGCGGCGTCCTGAAGGTGTTCCTGGAGAATGTCATCCGTGATGCCGTCACTTACACCGAGCACGCCAAGAGGAAGACTGTGACCGCCATGGATGTTGTCTACGCCCTGAAGAGGCAGGGACGCACTCTGTACGGCTTCGGAGGATAAATAATCCCTTCATACCCCAAACGAAACACAAACGGTCCTTTTAAG is a genomic window of Nerophis lumbriciformis linkage group LG11, RoL_Nlum_v2.1, whole genome shotgun sequence containing:
- the LOC140676629 gene encoding histone H4, with protein sequence MSGRGKGGKGLGKGGAKRHRKVLRDNIQGITKPAIRRLARRGGVKRISGLIYEETRGVLKVFLENVIRDAVTYTEHAKRKTVTAMDVVYALKRQGRTLYGFGG